Part of the Citrus sinensis cultivar Valencia sweet orange chromosome 2, DVS_A1.0, whole genome shotgun sequence genome, GGATAATCCCCTTGGTTCATCACTTCACATTAGTGGCAcgaagaaaagagaagaaaactTTAAACCCAGTAATCGATAGGCAATTCATATTTATGGCTTAGGAGTAAttgtgaaaatgaaattagctAGCTAGCCAATTACCATGGGTAGGCCGCCCGCCTTGGTCAGGAATATACTTGGCAATTGGCATAGCCATCATTCTTAATGCACCACTTCACGCcacaaaaaattgattttgctGAAAAGATGGGCAAAATTGCACTATGGCATTTCCAGTTCCAGGTCATATTCCACTGCAAGTTCAAATGTGCAGATGTCAAAATTGCCCGCTTGTGAAATAGGTAATCCGTAATTGTGGCGGCAGGACTCAAGTGTATATAATGTTTAATTAAGAAGCCCGAAATTTAGAGAACGCTAGAATAATTAGGCGCTTGTATGAGCCATGAGGTGTGCCACAATTCATCCTTCATCGACTTCTAGGCCTAACGTCGTGTAAGTGTTTGGAAAGTCAATTATTATCTATATggaaaatcttttatttctttttcttatttaggaGTTTTTTTAAACGTCAAAtctctgaaattttattaattttatattttttaatttttttttcaatttaggtatgattttcaaataaatttttgtaatttttatctaattaagAAATGATCcgaataaaaagtaaatattatatttcaaaaatatctctataaaatatatttattgcctaaattataaaatctaatttcttttttttttgttttgatttgtaaggacataaatgttaaattaatcatgtttgagactttttttatttatttatacaaacAAACAAGATACTATTTACATtcagatattaaaaaagatttacatttagattttaaaaaaattcagactcATTCAGATTttagacccaaaaaaaaaaaattgcttaagccttttggatttttttttaactaataattattaaagttacTCCAAAAAGAAATAACTCCATAACTAGctgttagattttttttccccctttgtCAAATTATCGTCCTTCATCTAGTGGTTGTCAccaataaaattcttttctaaattaaattattttgtcagTAAAGGCATAAATATACTCACGTGGGATAGAGGTACCATGTCATCTCTACTCTCATCGAATAATATctcaacaaatatatatattaagttCTCCAATCATGCCAAAGAGAGAACAATTATTTGAAACacattacatatatttattaaatttgtccTAATAAGACCATCCCGtgtaattttttcttgcaaGCTAATCCTACATTTATAAGATAATTTGCTTTCTTTAGTAGCAAAACCCCATGGAAGTGCCACGTGAGGGTGACTCGAAAATCCGAATGGAGATTCCACTATGTGGAAGTAGTGAGGGATAAGGGTGGTTAACGTCCACAAACAACAATATCGCAATAGCAAATGAtaccaaaatttattggatGATTGTGTCAGCCGCACAACAACATCAACATCGACTATGATGGTTTTGAGACTCGTTCGAGACCAAAAAATTGCACGAGCCACAACATAAGACTTTTTCGCTAGACTTTTTTGTACAattaatgttgcttttcatGCCTCAAATTTTTCCAAGAGAAGCTTAACGAGAATTTCTGGATTATTTGACTTGGTGAAGATTGTGTTTCAAGGCTTACGTTTGACTCGTTGTTGGAAATTGCGTTTGTACAGAGAAATGTTTTTGTGATGGTATCCAAGATTGATAGGGCCGCCTGCAGCCTGCCTAATGTTAGTTCGAAGTTGAAACTTTATCGCTCCGATTGTTTCAATTATATCATCATTGCAAGTTCAAAAGCAAAGGGAGAAAGAAAAGGACTCCAAAGACTTCTAAGTCTTTGCATAACTTTCATAAATCATGATGGTTCCTGAATTTGTAAAAAGATAGTCTTGCTCAAATTCTTATGAATCAAGCAAAGGGAGGTAGAAAATGAACTTTTAAGTCTTTGCATAGCTTTCATAAATCACGATAGATCCTGAGTTTGTAAAAAATAAGGTCTTGCTTAAAATCTTATGAATCATGGAAATTGTCAAGTTGTTTCCGGTTTaaatgggggggggggggcgggggGGGGGAGCCGAAGTAGGGTGGCAATCGAGATTGGTGAGTCGAAATTTCTATGTTTCATGCTTTACGCACCAGCCGGAAATCGACCCCGGCTCTACACATGTtgataacaatttaaaattatattttctttattaaaaggTGTTGCTTGggacaaaagtaaaaaaaaaaatgtcctTGTACAATTGATATTGCTATGGAAAATGGAATCTAAAGcactatatataaattataattagaaatttatttgaattagtttTGTACATTTGATATGGTACAGAAAATGGGATTTAAAGCAAGGAACCAGTCAGATTTCAACACAATCATCTTCATTGTCTGATTCATAATCCCAGTCCACATGAAAAGAGTTGGCTGATTTCTTCAACTCTGTTAGTCCTGTCAGATCCTCCAGATAGGTAGGATGATTGATTGCTTGTAGTATGAACTCCATTCCTCTTTTCCGATATTCGGATACCACCTGAAAAGTCCGTCAAGATAAGAATTAAAGTACCCCATTTAAAACttgattaagaaaataaaacaagattgAATTATCTGATCTCACAGTGCTGCAACAAGCTGTGCAACTGTTTGAGGAGTGGCCAACGAGTGTCATCTGAGAAAACTGAGAAAGGGAACCTCGAATCTGGTGAGGTAAAATGCCAAGAGGTTGTTCACTGCTTCCACTATCAATGGAGTTAGCAAACTCAGCCCCAGCATATATCCTGTCCATGTGAAATTGGACCCCAAATTCCATGTCAAACGCAAAAATAAAGGAAAGTGTAAGTTCTATTTAACTCTTAATCACTGTGACATAATCACAGAAAATGTCACAGTTGGCAGATCCTTCACATAGTCTTTTTGAAATTACCCTTTAGGATGATGCAGGACCCCAACGAACAGTTCAACAGCAAGAGCCGAAGCAATAGGAGCAAGTCCCGGACGTGTAACAGTACATTGTTGGTCCAGAGTGCGGTTGGCAGTTGACTGCATGGGTAGCATAAGAGTTATTATTGAACTTGATAGATGCAAAACAAGTGTGACGcgtcatttttttattttaaattcaagaTATTACATCAGTTGGAGCAACCACATCATTGCAGAAGTAACAGCCCAATCTTTGCCCTCCATCTCTATTATTTAGGCCAAGGTTATCCATATCAGCAGATAAACCATTTACAGCTTCAGTTTTAACATCATGGGTAATGCTGAAAGGACCAGGTCCATGGCGCATAACTAAGAAGCTGTCAAACCCAAGAGCTGCAGTTATTGTAATCTGCAAACAGATGAATGTCATATCtttaatatgaataaaagcTAGTGGAAACTGTCATAATAATTCTACCAAGCCGGGATATAAGCTCAAGGATATAGACCTTGTTAGTATTGGCACAAAGAAGTGTGGGGAGCCATCGACTTTCCCTTGTATCAGTTAACAAGAAAATTGCATCATGAGAAAGAATCAAATCAGTCAGGCGTCTACAGTCATCAAGAACACTATCTTCTTCTTGACAAGGCACTGGATGCCCAGGCATTGGTATAGCCATTACAACACCTTCTGCCGCCTGACATGAATAACAGAACAGATGCAGagaatgaaaaaagaattttaattaggtGGTTGAGCCTTGCATGCTAAGGCTACAGGACAAAACCAATTACCACGGCTGGAAATATCCTCTCAAGGCTTTTCACTGCTGCCATTGCTTTAAAATCACCACCATTGAGGCAGTCATCCAATGTATAAAGCGACTGCCTCAATGGATTAGACATTGCCACTCTGCCATTGTCAAGTAATGTAATTTTCCGGACACCCCAAGCCTGAAATATGCAAAACCTTTAATTTCGCATGAGATAGAATCTAAGATTATGATTACATTCTATCAACACTCACCATAAGCATGCGAGCAACCTGGCATCCAAGAGTACCTGCTCCTAGGAGAAGACACTTCCGAGAAGATAAGATGTCTAGGTTCAGAGATGGCAACTGACGCcatctcattaattttaaattcaaatctgCAGCAGATATGGCCAACCTGTAAAAGTAGCTGACAATTGCTcaggagaaaagaaaaaaagggataGTAGTACAGATTACAAAGGGACAATGCACAAAGCATACCTAGTTGGATCCATAGATTTAGCAAGGCTAATACACCTAGGTACTTTCCTCCCTTTGTTAAGTTCCCATCCCACTGCATTGGGAACACATTGATGATCCCCCCATCCTAAGCAAATATTTGCAGAATCAACCAACTGCCAAAATTCAAACTGTCTAAAGGGCTAATCTAACAATCAGAAATAGAAGTTCCCCAATATTTTCTGCTTTACCTTGTGGTACTGTAATCAATGCTTCACCAACAAGGGACAAGCCCAGATCTGTGAAACCACGGTTCTCTCTGTAGCATAAAAAGAGAACTGACTTGAGTTTCCATCTCGTTAAAATAAGTGCGAGGAAGTTGCGAAGAGGCCAACCGGGGTGGTTTTGAAGATGACATGGATCATAAAAACCAAATAGCAACTGCAAAAATAATGTCTAGTTGCTTGAGAAAGAAGCATCAACTATACccattttgataaattattccAATAATTCATCAAAATAGCATTCCTAAAATCACAAACCAGCTTActtccaccaaaaaaaaaaattgaagttattGGCACAGACCTTTTGACCATCACCTTCGCAGGCTTCCCAGTCCTTCAGATGCCTAATAGTAGCACGTGAATTTGGAGCAATAGTGAGCAAAAAATATGGCACATCTGCAGCACACTTACATGATCAAGGTTTCCCAAAAAAAGACTTTTGAAAGtacaaaaagagaaacataCACAAATACAACTAATACCGGCTGTTAAGCTTGAGTTACGCCAATCACTACAAGCTGCTGACACGGATTCTGCCTACACATAGCAGAAAATTCATAACATTGAAACAGCAAACAGAAAAGATAGATTATCCTGTTCCTGGTAAAATCGCAATTCTGATTAGTGATCACCTCTTGTGAGCTAAACCATAGTGAAGCTGGCTTCAAATCAACAACGGTTGCTGGAGGGTCCAGCACCAGTGCAGGGAAAGCAAACCAGTAGTGAAAGCTCCATTTCTTCAAGTCTGCAAACGAGATAACCAGGAACCTTGATAATACTGTACTGTCCTCTACAGCTTTACCGGAGTGAATGTCCTCCCAAATCTAAGTTTCAACAAACAGCACAATCCTTATgagatacacacacacacactctctctctcttccaaAATCAAGTGAATTGCTACTACTGAGTACATACGTTACTATCTGAAGCACATATCTGATTGATGAAGAAACCCTATGAATGGTTTACCTTCTTTGCTTCTTGTTTGAGCAAGCTTTGTTTGTCAATGGTATAAAAACTTTCCAGTGTGTTTGAGTTGTAGAGGGTGCCTGGGACAGTGCATTTGTTGCGACTCCCACGGCTGATTTCTGCCGTTGATGACTGCTCATCGGAATCAGATGGTAAAGATTCCGTAAGAAGAGACAAATGATTTGACACTTGCAAGTGTGAGCAAGGAGCATAGAACCCTGCAACATTATCAGTTATAACTTTAGttaaaaaacttcaaaaccttgcattacaataatttttcactaaaTCTGGAAACAAAAGGCTCGCAAGATTCACATTCAGTTATGGCAGAAGTTGTCAAACAAGGACCGAAAGAATATATTACTATCATGAGTTGGACTGAATTGAGAATAAgacaaaaaaccaaaaaaagaaaattcattaatttcttatataataaaacgGATCATGATCAAATAACGCAGTCAATAGTGATAATTATCGATGAAGAAAAAGTACCGGTGATGGGAATGGGAGACTCGTCGATGCCGAGCTTGTTGAGCTTAAGAGAAGACAATCTGTGCCAGAAACCCTCGTCGACGGAGCTCTGAAACGGAGCGAATTGAAGTATAGATCCGCCCCCGCTCCCGCTCTCTCGTTTAGCGGCCATTACCGTTCGTTTTCCAGGTGATGTTTGTGAGCTTATTATGTTGTTTAATGAACGGAGGCAAGAAATTATTTAAGGATATCGTTGGGGAAAACGATACCGTGTCGGGTTCGGCACGGTTCCTTCTGTACGACGAATCCTTTTCCGttttggttattttatttcGGCCTTTTAAGAGCTTGCCACGTCAGCACCCGCCATTTTGCATTTTGTCCttccattttttttgggtaaattgCATTTACTGTTTTAGGAtgtgtttgggattgaggtgctgtagcttttaaactatagttattgtgaaaaaaaaattgtaattatgaaataaaagttaataatatatagtaaatataaattttaaataataattttatcaaaattattaaagatataataaattttatattacacaagtgaaaaattatatcaatatagcttaaaagctacagcagctagtgtttaccaaacactttaatgctgtagcttttaaactacagctgcccaacctcaatctcaaacgcacccttagtATTTAGTCTAACTGCGGTCAAATTTCTCTAGCCTgaaaaattgtcaaaataaGTTTCAAATGTAGTTTATTATCGTTGGGGAAAACGATACCGTGTCGGGTTCGGCACGGTTCCTTCTGTACGACGAATCCTTTTCCGttttggttattttatttcGGCCTTTTAAGAGCTTGCCACGTCAGCACCTGCCATTTTGCATTTTGTCCTTCCATTTTTTGGGTAAATTGCATTTACTGTCTTAGTGTTTAGTCTAACTGCGGTCAAATTTCTCTAGTCTGAGAAATTGTCAAAATAAGTTTCAAatgtagtttattattttctcttcattacattttttttttttttagagatattttcttataaactatTAGTCGTAgtattacaatttatttaaggATAACATAAAGTAGATAGAAAGTTTTCGATATTCTCTACgtatgtataaatttttttatatataattttttttcaaggtTAAAAGATTATGTTCGTCTAAATTAggtaaaaattcaataaataagaaaataaatgttagAGTTGGAATcacctttttttgttttttctttgggGAAAATGATTTTAGTTATGTTGCTTGGATTTGTTCCTCTAAACGATGCTTTTAACCATTTAAATCTCAGAATGAAAGCAAAAGGGACTTGTATATCAACTGGCTTCCACAATTTTATTGTTGAGTTTTCATACAGTCTGATACATAAAAATACATCCACACGATCACCATTGCAGGGCCTTTGTGGTACAAGCAGCTTTGTCATCAGCTCTTTATGTAATAaagtatgtatttatatatattacagGAACAGTAATTTGGTTTTTAGAGGTCCATGACCGCACAGAAGCCAGTATCTATCTCCATATAGACAGTGCACATTGTCACCATCAACACTAACAAGGGATCTAAAGCTCTCGAGAAGACGAGCTGGAGGAGTCCAAAAAGGAGATCCTCTGCCTCTTGTTTGGAAGTGTTGTTCTCGGAGAGTATTCCGGCGAGGGAGAAGCTTTCTCCAACACAGAATTCAGGGCCTGCTGAACATCATTTGCAAGAGTTTGGGATGCCTCAGCATTCCCTTCTTTGCAGCTGGTAAAAACAATGACATTCTTCAACCGGCCTCCCAATGTTGATATTTCTGCCTTCAGCATCTTCAGCGGCAGGGCATCAAGAGCTTGTCTTAGATCAGACATTAGCTCAGGCCGGTACTCGCAGCAGATAGATGCCTTGTATAGAAAGTCTGCATCTCCGGCTTCCTCATCATTATATGGTTCAACTTTCACTTCATCAGCGTCGGTTGGGATGAGAAAACCTTTGCTAGCTTCAATTGCATTGGTTTTCAGTTCTTTTACTTGGCGAATGACTTCGGCAAGCAAGGTGGCCTTGTCCATCTATGAACAACAACCAAACCTCAGTTAGAACAGGCCACATAAATGATCTCAAGCTGTCACTATGATTATTACATCATAGCTTGCCAGGTTGACTCCtaagcttattttattagataAGTAAATCATCATTTCAGTTTAAATATATGTAGATTTGCTGATCGCAGAAGTTTGTTTGTTCCTTGATTGAACTGCCAAACATGATAACTATTGATAAGTTGAGCAACAGACATTTAAGCCTCAAGTAATATATGCCAAGAAATACACCTCATAAGCATCTATAACAGCTAACAGAAGAGCTGGCATGTTGCCCCACAAAAGGAGGTAATCAATATAATATCACCACTTGTCAATTCGAAATCATATATGGTCTGCTACCAATTAAGCTTTGACAGCAATATAACAAATGTATGGTCATAAGTCATCCCATAAATTTATATGTTGTTTAACCACCATATGATCATcaaattagttaataattaGGTTGACCTTTGCTAGGATGAAAGTTTTCAACCTTATTAACTATATAGGTGCCTTTCACTTTCACTCTAgcaaatggtttttttttttaaaaaaaaaataaaaattaggatTGCTTCTGAGCTTTCACCAGTTGGAAGATCTTCATACATGATAACATAAAGAAACGCTGAAGGCGGCATAGCTGAATACTTTAGTTTCTAATCAACATACAACAGGTTCTTCAACAAATCCCTGGGATTGTTACCCCTTTTCCCGGCCCTTAGCTTGGCAGCGACCGCCTTCACTTTATTTTTGCAAACTTCTAACAAATTTCAATCCAAGAATTTTCTATAGACAAACTTGGACAAGTGATTTCAAAACAGAGAAACCAATTCACTCATTCAGAATCATGAACATCCAGCTGATagaaaaccaaaaattaaatgaattaaaagaagaaaatcgattaaaaaaaatcctcaaATCAAaactcttattttcttttgtgaatCAAAAGGGAAATTGTATTCCGATAATCCCGAGCTAAAGAAGCTGTAAGGGAAATGAGGCTTCTCAGAAATATCAGAGTGCATGATTGTAGttgttattacttttttttttttacccttaaaaaattcttgtaatttGAATTCAGAAGACCAACCAAAAAAGGCAAATTGAAAAGATCCTAGGGCACAATTTAACTAAGCAAGGTGAATAATAGCAGACGTAGTTTCTTAAGTTCCCAAAATCTCGTTGTTAGCAAACCTGTATAACGAGTCATATTTTTTCGCTTtctgaaaaacaaaaggaGGCCGAGTAATCCTCAAGTTTTGTGATGAGCTCTAAACAATGAAAATTGTGAGCTTGGTGTTATTTTCTCCTCTTAACATTCTAGGCAACCAAACGTGATATTCCTCAACagaaaataaatcttataCAAAATTCATCAGCAAGCATTTCTACGATTCAAAGAATGCTTACAAGCTAATTATAAGCATCCACATCAACCCCCGCTTCATCTAAATCgtcataaaacaaattttgtcaAAGGTTCAAAGATCAAATCAACGggctaaaataattaattaagcacaTCAATAGCAAAAACTaactaatataattatataaaccTACATGGAAAAGAAATAACCTTTCCGTTGGGAGGTACGAGACCACGGAGTGTATCAAGATGAGCATTGAtcctctctcttctcctcctCTCTGCTTCACTATGATTTTTCAAAGCAACCATAGCCTTAGCCTCAGATACTTCCTTCTTTCCCACTTTAGCAGGAGCCTTCACAAGCTCGCCTCTTACGCTATCCAACACCAAAGACTGAGGAATCGATCCCCCGCGCAAATTAGCTCCATTAAAACCACCTAAAAATGGATCATAAAGCTTACTAAAACCACCAAAACCTTGCCCAAGTGGAGAATTCTGATCAAAAGAATATGCAGCCATTGTGAGTTTGTTTCTGACAAAGGTTACTACAGGGTTGTTTTACGAccgaaaaatgaaaaagaagaggagACCAGGAGGGCGAATGGTGGGAGCAAACCAGAAAGAAAGTTTTTGGTCAGGGAAGTTTGGCTTGTTACAGACTTTGATGATGTTGGTAgagattcttcttcttcttgatcTTATGGTGATATATTCCATTACGAAAAAAGTACAAGCTTTCAAGGTGTTTAAAGAAGATGATCAATTGGAAAACATCCACATTTTCTTCTTGAAGCTCTTGAATTCAAGCATTTCTattgttttttctttggaaaACGTGAGATTCTTGGAGGGTTTTTGTATATAAACAAAGACAGATACTTCTAAAACTTTGAATCGAATCAAGACTTTGTGATTTCAATGAATATTCAAGACAAAAGAGACAAGATTACTAGTCAAATTAAAGAGTTCACGGAgaacttttgattttgaagaacaagaagaagactTTTTCGTTAGAGATAGCAAGGGCAGTCACAAAGTTGCATTATATATACAGATCCAAATTATATGAATGATTGAAATgatcaaattcatttaaataattttgagttcTTTTTGGCAGTTTTTGAGTAAGTATGTGGTGGGGAAACCCTACAAATAAGTGGTGACTGTTGAGGGATTAtacaaacaaaatttgaagtcaaatgaataaaattggtgtttaagtaaaaaatttatcattaaacGATAAGTACTATTTTGATGTGACAATGACCAATAATTGAATCTTAAGtctaagaaaaa contains:
- the LOC102615360 gene encoding transcription factor bHLH30 gives rise to the protein MAAYSFDQNSPLGQGFGGFSKLYDPFLGGFNGANLRGGSIPQSLVLDSVRGELVKAPAKVGKKEVSEAKAMVALKNHSEAERRRRERINAHLDTLRGLVPPNGKMDKATLLAEVIRQVKELKTNAIEASKGFLIPTDADEVKVEPYNDEEAGDADFLYKASICCEYRPELMSDLRQALDALPLKMLKAEISTLGGRLKNVIVFTSCKEGNAEASQTLANDVQQALNSVLEKASPSPEYSPRTTLPNKRQRISFLDSSSSSSREL
- the LOC102615652 gene encoding ubiquitin-like modifier-activating enzyme atg7 gives rise to the protein MAAKRESGSGGGSILQFAPFQSSVDEGFWHRLSSLKLNKLGIDESPIPITGFYAPCSHLQVSNHLSLLTESLPSDSDEQSSTAEISRGSRNKCTVPGTLYNSNTLESFYTIDKQSLLKQEAKKIWEDIHSGKAVEDSTVLSRFLVISFADLKKWSFHYWFAFPALVLDPPATVVDLKPASLWFSSQEAESVSAACSDWRNSSLTADVPYFLLTIAPNSRATIRHLKDWEACEGDGQKLLFGFYDPCHLQNHPGWPLRNFLALILTRWKLKSVLFLCYRENRGFTDLGLSLVGEALITVPQGWGDHQCVPNAVGWELNKGRKVPRCISLAKSMDPTRLAISAADLNLKLMRWRQLPSLNLDILSSRKCLLLGAGTLGCQVARMLMAWGVRKITLLDNGRVAMSNPLRQSLYTLDDCLNGGDFKAMAAVKSLERIFPAVAAEGVVMAIPMPGHPVPCQEEDSVLDDCRRLTDLILSHDAIFLLTDTRESRWLPTLLCANTNKITITAALGFDSFLVMRHGPGPFSITHDVKTEAVNGLSADMDNLGLNNRDGGQRLGCYFCNDVVAPTDSTANRTLDQQCTVTRPGLAPIASALAVELFVGVLHHPKGIYAGAEFANSIDSGSSEQPLGILPHQIRGSLSQFSQMTLVGHSSNSCTACCSTVVSEYRKRGMEFILQAINHPTYLEDLTGLTELKKSANSFHVDWDYESDNEDDCVEI